In Brevibacterium pigmentatum, the sequence GCCAGCCGACCACGGCCCGCCAGAACGAGCCACGGCCCGCGCCAGCGACTGCAGTGCCAGGAACCGTCTGCGAAGGGAAATGGTCATGAACAACAGAGACAAGAGTGACGAGTCGCCGGCCGAGGAGAAGGCCCGTGACGTCGCAGCAAAACTGGACGAGACCGCAGAACCGCTGGCCGGGACTTCGGACATGGAATCTCACGCCGAAGTCGGATACACCGAGCAGAACGTTGAGGAACGCGCCCAAAGGGCCGCGGACGAAGAAGGTGTGACGCTGCATCGCAATCCCGACGGCTCGCACACGGCGATCGACGAATCGAAGGCCGCCGAAGCGACTCCGAGCTCGGGAACCGAGAACTCCGGAGCCACTGACGCCTCCCTCGCCCCGGGCATGGGCGCCTCGGTCGGCACCACGTCCGAGCCCGGTGACATCTACAGCGCGCCGGGGATGGGCAACGCGGTCGGCAGCACGACGGAAGGCGGCGTCGCGAGCACGGAAACAGCAGTCTTCGCCACCGACGACACGGAAGCCGGCCAGGTATCCGCCGCGGGTGATGGGCAGAGGCCCGCAGGAGAGGCGGCGACAGACGCGCTCGACCGGGCCGACGTCGTCAAGATCCTGCGCGGCGGTGATTCTGTCATGCTCGCGACCGCGCTCGCCGATGGCAAGATCCTCGCCCACCCCATGGCACCCCAGCAGGTCACCGAGGAGGCCGACGTCTGGTTCTTCCTCGCCCTCGACGGTGACCAAGCGAAGGCGCTGCAGACGAACCCCGAGGTCAATATCAGCCTCGCGGAGGCGGGAAACTGGCTGTCGGTGGCCGGGCGCGTGAAGTTCGTCGACGACAAGGCCAAGGTCGATGAACTGTGGTCGGATTCCGCCACGGCGTGGTTCGATGACCGCCGTGACCCGAACCTGGGACTCATCAAGGTCGTCACCCACTCCGCACAGCACTGGGGGCTGCCCGGTGGCAAGGCATCGGGCCTGTTCCGCATGGTCAGGTCCAAGCTCACCGGAGACCGCCCGTCCGGCGGCACACAGACCACGGAACTCTGAGCCGTGAGAGGCCAGGGGGCTCGGCACGACTGCTCTGCTGCCCGTGCCGGGCGCCCCACCTCACCGCGAGCCGCCTCGGCGAGGCATAGCATGGAGACATGAGCAAGCGGATCGTCATCAT encodes:
- a CDS encoding pyridoxamine 5'-phosphate oxidase family protein, whose protein sequence is MNNRDKSDESPAEEKARDVAAKLDETAEPLAGTSDMESHAEVGYTEQNVEERAQRAADEEGVTLHRNPDGSHTAIDESKAAEATPSSGTENSGATDASLAPGMGASVGTTSEPGDIYSAPGMGNAVGSTTEGGVASTETAVFATDDTEAGQVSAAGDGQRPAGEAATDALDRADVVKILRGGDSVMLATALADGKILAHPMAPQQVTEEADVWFFLALDGDQAKALQTNPEVNISLAEAGNWLSVAGRVKFVDDKAKVDELWSDSATAWFDDRRDPNLGLIKVVTHSAQHWGLPGGKASGLFRMVRSKLTGDRPSGGTQTTEL